The following proteins come from a genomic window of Rutidosis leptorrhynchoides isolate AG116_Rl617_1_P2 chromosome 10, CSIRO_AGI_Rlap_v1, whole genome shotgun sequence:
- the LOC139871388 gene encoding uncharacterized protein has protein sequence MAPKRKGMSEEEVENKINQTITNLLPNIVAQAIDALRRQGGETFKHEDEEEDEYVEMKAVTGDAIHVWLGRFQKQRPLSFSTASTPVEAENWITHIEKIYRVLGCEERFWVPLAVYKLEGDAQRWWIALRQAKGGIDFEDSLDWVDFKELFFRQYFSEAEKEAVIREYANIKQGGDESINDFTKRFLRLVGLIGAAAGSSEDQARKYKWAVHGRYRSKMINLKCFDVAEAADYARNLEMERDEYLTTKNDDGKNKRVKNVQPLRSVLPPTTKQGQQSGNQGYRGNNWNNRGNQLRIENGSNNNNRGQLQVYHPQGQQRGNGNGGVNANAPCGTCGKNHPGRVCYRSAGSCFACGEIGHLAKDCKNPRPGFVPRVPPPAPGGRVFAMTTAQAADATGTITGHVFVHHRALFVLFDSGSTHSIVSVKSSKYLKVSPTWLSTPFTISTPMGSIEIIDRVYQNCSLEFNDCMFPANLFPMTMHDFDIILGMDWLSHHHATIDCYSKRILFGNHSIPDCVFNGDLPEKSIKVISALKAQKLISHGCVGYLASIQNLSIESPSLENIDVVREFPDVFPDELQGLPPVREVEFSIDLIPGSQPISKAPYRMAPLELQELKEQLQELIDCGFIRPSVSPWGAPSKEEHENHLRVVLETLRSKKLFAKFSKCEFWLQRVAFLGHVVSAEGIMMDPAKIEAITNWSRPTSVVEIRSFLGLAGYYRRFVEGFSTIALPLTKLLRKGEKFVWTEERQKSFDELKKRLVSAPILALPSGSGGFQIYSDASKHEFERLDMGLSKRGASGMLANLKFESDLITRIKEAQLDDGDLWTVFQNLEEGKMKEFREDDDGVIWCGNRLCVPNDDAIREALLSEAHSSPFSVHPGSTKMYQDLKQHFWWSGMKKDVARYVGKCLTCQQVKIEHQRASGLLQPLDIPVWKWDDISMDFVCGLPKTVKRHDAIWVVIDRLTKSAHFLPIRMDYSVSKLSEIFQQEIVRLHGVPSSIVSDRDPRFTSRFWKGLHKAWGTRLKLSTAFHPQTDGQSERTIQILEDMLRACALDWKGNWDEYLCLVEFAYNNSWQASICMAPFEMLYGRKCRAPVCWNETGEKLIEGPELVRVTNEKVAIATNRMKEAQLRQKVYADKHRRSLEFVVGDNVFLKVSPWKGIRRFGLKGKLSPRYIGPFEILDRVGEVSYRLALPPQLSHVHNVFHVSQLRGYNYHPLHVVQYPFSEIRADLSYVEEPEAIIEREERVTRKSSTPFVKVQWKNHPASEATWELEETMRAEHPHLFANWCVSIL, from the exons ATGGCACCGAAAAGAAAAGGGATGTCTGAGGAGGAGGTAGAAAACAAGATTAACCAAACAATCACGAATTTGTTACCCAACATTGTAGCTCAAGCTATTGACGCTTTGCGTAGGCAAGGTGGCGAGACTTTTAAGCATGAAGATGAAGAGGAGGATGAGTATGTGGAGATGAAAGCTGTAACGGGGGATGCTATTCATGTTTGGCTAGGACGGTTTCAAAAACAGCGTCCTTTGTCATTCAGCACTGCTAGTACTCCTGTTGAAGCTGAGAATTGGATCACTCACATTGAGAAGATATATCGCGTGCTTGGTTGTGAAGAGAGATTTTGGGTTCCTTTGGCTGTTTATAAACTAGAAGGGGATGCTCAGCGTTGGTGGATCGCTTTGAGACAAGCGAAAGGAGGTATCGATTTTGAGGATTCGTTAGATTGGGTTGATTTCAAGGAGTTATTTTTCCGTCAGTACTTTTCTGAGGCAGAGAAGGAGGCTGTGATTCGGGAATATGCTAATATTAAGCAAGGGGGTGATGAGTCTATCAATGATTTCACTAAGAGATTTTTGAGGCTCGTGGGATTGATTGGGGCTGCTGCTGGGTCTTCCGAGGACCAAGCCCGTAAGTACAAATGGGCTGTTCATGGGCGTTACCGCTCTAAAATGATTAATCTAAAATGTTTTGATGTCGCTGAGGCAGCCGATTATGCTCGGAATTTGGAGATGGAGCGAGATGAGTATTTGACTACTAAAAATGACGATGGTAAAAATAAGAGGGTTAAGAATGTACAACCACTACGATCTGTACTGCCACCGACTACCAAACAGGGTCAACAATCTGGGAACCAAGGGTATCGTGGTAATAATTGGAATAATAGAGGAAATCAGCTAAGGATTGAAAACGGGTCAAATAATAATAACCGTGGTCAATTACAAGTGTACCATCCCCAAGGGCAACAAAGGGGTAACGGAAATGGTGGTGTTAATGCCAATGCACCTTGTGGGACTTGTGGAAAGAATCATCCCGGAAGAGTTTGTTATCGTAGTGCGGGTTCATGTTTTGCTTGTGGAGAGATTGGTCACTTAGCTAAGGATTGCAAGAATCCTAGACCTGGGTTTGTTCCGAGGGTTCCTCCTCCAGCTCCTGGTGGACGCGTCTTTGCCATGACTACTGCTCAGGCTGCTGACGCAACAG GTACTATTACTGGTCATGTATTTGTACACCATCGTGCCCTCTTCGTTCTGTTTGATTCTGGCTCTACGCACTCGATTGTGTCTGTTAAGAGCTCTAAATATTTGAAAGTGTCTCCAACTTGGTTGTCTACTCCGTTTACAATCTCTACCCCAATGGGTAGTattgaaattatagatcgtgtGTATCAAAACTGCAGTTTGGAATTCAATGACTGCATGTTTCCCGCAAATCTCTTTCCTATGACCATGCATGACTTTGACATTATTCTTGGCATGGATTGGTTATCTCATCATCACGCGACTATCGATTGTTATTCTAAGAGAATTTTGTTTGGAAATCATTCTATACCCGATTGTGTCTTTAATGGTGATCTTCCTGAAAAATCTATTAAGGTTATCTCAGCGCTTAAGGCGCAAAAGCTCATTTCACATGGTTGTGTTGGTTATTTAGCTTCGATTCAGAATTTGTCTATCGAGAGTCCTTCACTTGAAAATATTGACGTTGTTCGAgagtttcctgatgtatttcctgacgaattgcaAGGTTTGCCTCCAGTTCGTGAAGTTGAATTTTCGATTGATTTGATTCCTGGTTCTCAACCAATATCAAAAGCTCCTTATCGTATGGCACCACTCGAGTTGCAAGAACTCAAGGAGCAATTGCAAGAATTGATAGATTGTGGATTTATTCGACCAAGTGTGTCACCTTGGGGTGCgccg AGTAAAGAAGAGCATGAGAATCATCTTCGTGTTGTACTTGAAACCCTCCGAAGTAAGAAATTgtttgcaaagttctctaaatgtgaattctgGTTGCAACGAGTTgcctttctgggtcatgttgtatcAGCTGAGGGTATAATGATGGATCCAGCGAAAATTGAGGCTATTACAAATTGGTCAAGACCTACTTCTGTTGTTGAGATTCGAAGTTTTCTTGGTTTAGCTGGGTATTATCGAAGATTTGTTGAAGGTTTTTCAACGATTGCTTTGCCGCTTACCAAGTTGTTAAGAAAAGGGGAAAAATTTGTGTGGACCGAGGAACGACAAAAGAGTTTCGATGAGTTAAAGAAAAGACTTGTATCAGCTCCTATCCTTGCATTACCATCAGGAAGTGGAGGTTTTCAAATCTATAGTGACGCTTCTAAGCATg AATTTGAAAGACTTGATATGGGATTGAGTAAAAGAGGAGCATCGGGGATGTTGGCAAATCTAAAATTTGAGTCTGATTTAATTACTAGAATAAAGGAGGCTCAATTGGATGACGGGGATTTATGGACAGTGTTTCAAAATTTGGAAGAGGGTAAAATGAAAGAGTTCAGAGAAGATGATGATGGGGTTATTTGGTGTGGGAATCGATTGTGTGTTCCTAATGATGATGCTATTCGTGAGGCTCTGTTGTCTGAGGCTCACAGCTCACCTTTTTCTGTACATCCTGGTTCGACTAAAATGTATCAGGATTTAAAGCAGCACTTTTGGTGGAGTGGCATGAAGAAAGACGTTGCTAGATACGTTGGGAAGTGCCTTACTTGTCAACAAGTAAAGATCGAGCACCAACGTGCTAGTGGTTTGTTGCAGCCGTTGGACATTCCGGTGTGGAAGTGGGATGATATCTCAATGGATTTCGTTTGTGGGTTACCAAAGACTGTTAAAAGACATGATGCTATTTGGGTGGTGATTGATAGATTAACCAAGTCGGCTCATTTCTTGCCTATTCGTATGGATTATTCGGTAAGTAAGCTATCGGAGATCTTTCAGCAGGAAATTGTGAGATTGCATGGGGTTCCTTCGTCCATCGTGTCTGATCGTGATCCTCGGtttacatctagattttggaaGGGGTTACACAAAGCTTGGGGTACGCGATTGAAGCTTAGTACTGcttttcatccacaaactgatggacagtctGAGCGTACGATACAAATCTTAGAAGATATGCTTCGAGCTTGTGCCCTAGATTGGAAGGGAAACTGGGATGAGTACTTATGTTTGGTGGAATTTGCTTATAATAATAGTTGGCAGGCAAGTATCTGTATGGCACCATttgagatgctttatggtcgaaaGTGTAGAGCGCCAGTTTGTTGGAATGAAACGGGAGAGAAGTTGATTGAAGGACCTGAGCTGGTTAGAGTGACTAATGAAAAGGTTGCTATAGCTACGAATCGAATGAAGGAGGCCCAATTGAGACAGAAAGTGTATGCCGATAAACACCGACGTTCGTTAGAGTTTGTGGTGGGTGATAATGTGtttttaaaggtgtcaccttggaagggTATACGTCGTTTTGGTTTGAAAGGAAAGCTCAGTCCTcgatatattggaccgtttgagatattgGATCGAGTTGGTGAAGTGTCTTATCGTTTAGCATTACCGCCACAGTTATCTCATGTTCATAATGTTTTTCACGTATCTCAGTTGCGGGGTTACAACTATCATCCATTGCACGTGGTGCAATATCCTTTTTCTGAAATTCGAGCTGATCTTTCTTATGTTGAAGAACCCGAGGCTATTATAGAACGCGAGGAGCGAGTAACTCGTAAAAGCTCCACCCCTTTCGTTAAAGTTCAATGGAAGAATCATCCTGCTAGCGAGGCCACTTGGGAACTCGAGGAAACCATGCGGGCCGAACACCCTCATTTGTTTGCTAATTGGTGCGTTTCAATTCTATAA